One stretch of Periplaneta americana isolate PAMFEO1 chromosome 1, P.americana_PAMFEO1_priV1, whole genome shotgun sequence DNA includes these proteins:
- the LOC138704509 gene encoding trypsin-1-like yields the protein MWPFALLILPIAYPIAAMPKTDQEEGPTLSNCECGKMVNNVGNRIVGGTVTSPHLYPWMVAILNNGKLHCGGSIINDRYILTAGHCLNWNSKEELTVIMGMHDRIAMEEGTERSAEIEKLVVHEAFTSDYLHDTEDIGLIKLKKPIQYNTAIKPVCLPWPESDYTKRTGMVTGWGRTAQNGNPSRFLRKAGVKILLQDDCKNTTVGDHIKDSMLCAYEFDTDACQGDSGGPLVYEMTPGRVEQIGIVSWGIGCARPGIPGIYTKITAYLDWIRHNTQDAVYCTKRF from the exons ATTGCAGCGATGCCAAAAACAGATCAAGAGGAAGGGCCAACCCTGTCTAATTGCG AATGTGGTAAGATGGTGAACAATGTGGGCAACAGGATAGTGGGTGGCACGGTGACCAGCCCACATCTGTATCCTTGGATGGTGGCCATCCTTAACAATGGCAAGTTACACTGTGGGGGCTCCATCATCAACGACCGCTATATACTCACAGCAGGGCACTGTCTCAACTG GAACTCGAAAGAGGAGCTCACGGTGATCATGGGAATGCATGATCGCATTGCCATGGAAGAGGGCACAGAGAGATCAGCAGAGATCGAGAAGCTGGTAGTACACGAAGCCTTTACCAGCGACTATCTGCACGACACTGAGGACATAGGCCTCATCAAGCTCAAGAAACCCATCCAATACAACACAGCCATTAAGCCAGTCTGTCTGCCTTGGCCTG AGTCAGACTACACAAAGCGAACAGGAATGGTGACAGGATGGGGTAGAACAGCCCAAAATGGCAATCCATCTCGCTTTCTCAGGAAGGCTGGAGTGAAGATTCTGCTCCAGGATGACTGCAAGAATACCACTGTAGGAGACCACATCAAGGACAGCATGCTCTGTGCTTATGAATTCGACACAGATGCATGTCAG GGTGACAGTGGAGGCCCCCTGGTTTATGAGATGACACCTGGACGAGTGGAACAAATAG GTATAGTGTCATGGGGAATTGGCTGCGCCCGTCCTGGCATTCCTGGGATCTACACTAAGATAACGGCTTATTTGGACtggatacgtcataacacacaggATGCTGTCTACTGCACCAAACGATTTTAG